Proteins co-encoded in one Pseudomonas fluorescens genomic window:
- the acpA gene encoding acid phosphatase has translation MNDDTDGKDLSSPESDNPTDTSRRRFLGGVAVLGVGATLAGCGKADDQPGKPDERPLTPAELDKALSDQVKTVVVIYAENRSFNNLFGDFPGVEKPLSSLKPEQYQQRDRDGSLLQTLPPVWGGVLQIGPQTLDGVTYPNAVQFQENLPNAPFALKGPNAEDLPLGLVTRDLWHVFYQNQMQINGGKNDGFVAWADSGGLTMGHYAQSRYSLRLWDVAQEFVLCDNFFQGAFGGSFLNHQYLISATAPFYPNVASSVAKSQIAALQSDDPADPRLKPLEQSPASAMTGPPQFGPSALTPDGYGVNTLAPPYWPTWIRDPERPAYSKADLPNVMVPQTHEHIGDKLSKKNIDWAWYAGAWQATLDQYKDSGGIPKIPNFQYHHQPFNYFQQQGPEHPEERSKRLRDAGLGDESSTNKFFADAEAGKLPAVSFYKPQGNLNMHAGYADVASGDRHIVRALKVLRESPQWKNMVVIVTVDENGGWWDHVAPPKGDRWGPGSRVPTLVVSPFARKGTVDHTVYDTGSILRLITRVFQLETLAGIKQRDDAMTGRGQKPMGDLTNTLHFKA, from the coding sequence ATGAACGACGACACCGACGGCAAAGATCTCTCCTCGCCAGAATCCGACAATCCCACCGATACCAGCCGCCGTCGTTTTCTCGGCGGTGTCGCCGTGCTGGGTGTGGGCGCCACGCTGGCCGGGTGCGGGAAAGCCGATGATCAGCCGGGCAAGCCCGATGAGCGTCCGCTGACGCCCGCCGAACTGGACAAGGCCCTGAGCGATCAGGTGAAAACCGTCGTGGTGATCTACGCCGAGAACCGCAGCTTCAATAACCTGTTCGGTGACTTCCCCGGTGTCGAGAAGCCGCTGTCTTCACTCAAGCCCGAGCAATACCAGCAGCGCGACCGCGATGGCAGCCTGCTGCAGACCCTGCCGCCGGTCTGGGGCGGTGTATTGCAGATCGGCCCGCAAACCCTCGATGGCGTGACCTATCCCAACGCCGTGCAGTTTCAGGAAAACCTGCCCAATGCACCTTTCGCTCTGAAAGGCCCGAATGCCGAAGACCTGCCCCTGGGTCTGGTGACTCGGGATCTGTGGCACGTGTTCTATCAGAACCAGATGCAGATCAACGGCGGCAAGAATGACGGCTTCGTTGCCTGGGCCGACTCCGGCGGCCTCACCATGGGCCACTATGCCCAGAGTCGCTATTCCCTGCGCCTGTGGGATGTGGCTCAGGAGTTCGTGCTGTGCGACAACTTCTTCCAGGGCGCCTTCGGCGGCTCGTTCCTCAACCACCAATACCTGATCAGCGCCACCGCGCCGTTCTACCCGAATGTCGCCAGTTCGGTCGCCAAAAGCCAGATCGCCGCGCTGCAAAGCGATGACCCGGCCGACCCGCGACTCAAGCCCCTGGAGCAATCCCCGGCCAGCGCCATGACCGGCCCACCACAGTTCGGCCCGAGCGCGCTGACCCCGGACGGTTACGGGGTCAATACCCTCGCCCCGCCGTATTGGCCGACCTGGATTCGCGACCCTGAGCGCCCGGCGTATTCCAAGGCCGATCTGCCGAACGTCATGGTGCCGCAGACCCACGAGCACATTGGCGACAAGCTGTCGAAGAAGAACATCGACTGGGCGTGGTACGCCGGCGCCTGGCAGGCGACGCTGGATCAATACAAGGATTCCGGCGGCATCCCGAAAATCCCCAACTTCCAGTATCACCACCAGCCGTTCAACTACTTCCAGCAGCAAGGCCCGGAGCATCCCGAAGAACGCAGCAAGCGCCTGCGCGACGCCGGTCTGGGCGATGAGTCGAGCACCAACAAATTCTTCGCCGATGCCGAGGCGGGCAAGTTACCGGCCGTGAGTTTCTACAAGCCTCAGGGCAACCTGAACATGCACGCCGGCTACGCCGATGTGGCCTCCGGTGATCGACACATCGTCCGCGCGTTGAAAGTGCTGCGGGAAAGTCCGCAGTGGAAAAACATGGTGGTGATCGTGACCGTCGATGAGAACGGCGGCTGGTGGGACCACGTCGCGCCGCCCAAGGGCGATCGCTGGGGGCCGGGGTCACGGGTGCCGACGCTGGTGGTGTCACCATTCGCCCGCAAGGGTACGGTGGATCACACGGTCTATGACACCGGGTCGATCCTGCGCCTGATCACCCGTGTCTTCCAGCTGGAGACGCTGGCGGGTATCAAACAGCGCGACGATGCGATGACCGGCCGTGGCCAGAAACCCATGGGCGACTTGACCAATACCCTGCATTTCAAGGCCTGA
- a CDS encoding SET domain-containing protein-lysine N-methyltransferase, which yields MNTHVLHQHSSRNTEGIYPFIGLPVRLGFPSRADFEVLHDAQARPCAIVARREFLRITRMCRVSGQLLPYRCRQTRQLQTGIHIYDRLFCGLIEHSCDPNVFIDMSELWLWALRDIQPGERLTMDLTATEDKLLKQFACGCRSAHCRGWITGYDEPPSLEGQRYLKNWLRQGIR from the coding sequence ATGAATACGCACGTACTTCACCAGCACTCATCCCGCAATACCGAGGGGATCTACCCTTTCATCGGGCTTCCCGTGCGCCTCGGATTCCCTTCCCGGGCCGACTTCGAAGTGCTTCACGACGCCCAGGCAAGGCCTTGCGCAATCGTCGCGCGCCGGGAATTCCTGCGCATCACCCGCATGTGCAGGGTGTCGGGCCAGTTGCTGCCCTACCGCTGCCGTCAGACCCGGCAATTGCAGACCGGTATTCACATCTACGATCGACTGTTCTGCGGACTGATCGAACACTCCTGCGACCCGAACGTGTTCATCGACATGAGCGAATTATGGTTGTGGGCCCTGCGTGACATTCAGCCGGGCGAGCGACTGACCATGGATCTCACTGCCACCGAAGACAAACTGCTCAAGCAGTTCGCCTGCGGTTGCAGATCTGCACATTGTCGCGGCTGGATCACCGGTTACGACGAACCACCCAGCCTTGAAGGCCAGCGCTACTTAAAGAACTGGCTGCGACAAGGCATACGCTGA